Proteins from a genomic interval of Paenibacillus lentus:
- a CDS encoding S1 domain-containing RNA-binding protein, with protein MAIEVGTKLEGKVTGITHFGAFVDLSGGVTGLVHISEIADNYVKDVNDHLKIGDAVTVKVINVDKDGKIGLSIKQAVDKPVEAARPPRTPRPDRPSGREGDRPGGGFNRERGGRSFKPPAGKTSFEDKMSRFLKDSEERISSLKKNTEGKRGGRGAKRM; from the coding sequence ATGGCAATTGAAGTGGGCACCAAGTTAGAAGGAAAAGTGACAGGCATCACGCATTTCGGAGCATTTGTGGATCTGTCAGGAGGTGTCACGGGTCTCGTTCACATCTCAGAAATCGCCGACAATTACGTCAAGGATGTTAACGATCACCTGAAGATAGGCGACGCTGTAACCGTAAAGGTTATTAACGTTGACAAGGACGGCAAAATCGGCCTTTCTATTAAACAGGCCGTAGACAAACCGGTAGAGGCAGCTAGACCACCTCGTACACCGCGTCCGGATCGTCCTAGCGGAAGAGAGGGAGATCGTCCCGGCGGCGGATTTAACCGTGAACGGGGAGGGCGTTCGTTCAAGCCCCCAGCCGGCAAAACTTCTTTTGAAGATAAAATGTCCCGCTTCCTCAAAGATAGTGAAGAGCGCATTTCTTCGTTGAAGAAGAACACCGAAGGCAAACGCGGAGGCCGCGGAGCCAAGCGCATGTAA
- a CDS encoding FtsB family cell division protein, which translates to MRKVTTSANSTSQTSNQMAGARRRIRLWLGFMIVFLGWAGYTFISQSGEMRVKAQQLEERRASMTAATQSLEQLKYEINRLQDPEYIGQIAMKKYGLYKPGEIPVRVSESPAGDN; encoded by the coding sequence ATGCGTAAGGTAACTACATCAGCAAATTCAACAAGTCAGACATCTAATCAAATGGCTGGGGCACGTAGGCGAATTCGGTTGTGGTTAGGATTTATGATTGTTTTTCTCGGTTGGGCAGGGTACACCTTCATTTCCCAGTCGGGCGAGATGAGAGTAAAAGCCCAGCAGCTAGAGGAGCGCCGAGCTTCTATGACCGCGGCCACGCAAAGCTTGGAGCAATTGAAGTACGAAATCAATCGACTCCAAGATCCCGAATATATAGGGCAAATTGCAATGAAAAAATATGGGCTTTATAAGCCAGGTGAAATTCCGGTACGTGTTTCCGAGTCTCCAGCAGGAGATAACTAA